The Panicum hallii strain FIL2 chromosome 5, PHallii_v3.1, whole genome shotgun sequence genome contains the following window.
TGGCAAGCGCTTACCGCCTTAAGGAACCCCCTTTTTCCTGAGAGCGCAAAAGGGCTCGCAAAGACTTGCCCTGCCTGCGTGCACACCTTTCTTCCCCAGCAAACTATACCTTGCCTCCATCGGCACCAAGGAGTGGAGAACACGCGGATGCCTCTATATACACGTACACGCCCCTCGTGCTCATGGCAACGCACTCCCTCACCTCGCGGGCGCTCGCACAAGCCGCATGCAGCTTCGTCAACAATGGCCTCCTccttcctgctgctgctgctgctgacgttcgtgctcctcctcgccgccgcgccgcgcggtgAAGGACGGGCCGTGTTCGCCGGCCTGTCGTTCGAGAGCCCGGGCGAGGCGGAGGCCTTCGAGGACGCGCTGCTGCGCCAGGCGTGCTTCAACGTCTCGCTGCTGCCGTCGTCGGGCGGGCGCGAGGCGTGCGTGGCGCGGCTCGAcacggcgcggggcggcgcggggagcgGCCCCTTGCCGGTCCTCCGCGCGGCGCTGCGCGGCACGCTCGGCGAGGCCGTGGGCGCCGCGGGGGCCGTCGGGGCGTTCGCCTCGCTGTCCAACCACGCGCGCGAGGAGATGGCGGTGCGGGACTGCGTCGAGCTGCTGGGGTACTCCGTCGACGAGCTCGGGTGGGCGCTCGACGCCATGGCCGAGACCGACGACGGCCTGGAGGAGCTAGACGCCTCCGGGGCCCGCGTCGCcgcggcagcagcggcggcgcggcgcgcggaggaCGACCTCCACGCGTGGCTCAGCGCGGCGCTGGGCAACCAGGACACGTGCCTCGAGGGCTTCCGCGGCACCGACGGCCGCCTGCTGCGCCGCGTCGAGGCGGCCGTGGCGCAGCTCTCGCAGCTGGTCAGCAACCTCCTCGCCATGCACAAGCGCCTGCGCAGCATCACGCCGCTGCTGCACCACGCGCCGCCGAGGAACAacggcacgggcggcggcggcggcgaccccgGCTCGGAGCTGCCGCCGTGGGTGATGGACatcgagggcggcggcggcggcggcagggacgAGGAGCTGCTGCTCAAgcgcgcccgcggcggcggcaggtcgACGCGCGTGGACGTCGTGGTGGCGCAGGACGGCAGCGGGCGGTACCGGACCGTCAGCGAGGCGGTGGCGCGGGCGCCGAGCCACAGCAAGAGGAAGTACGTGATCTACGTGAAGCGGGGCGTGTACCACGAGAACGTGGaggtgaggaagaagaagaccaacatcgtgctcgtcggcgagggcATGGGCGAGACGGTGATCTCCGGCAGCCGGAGCTTCTCCGGCGGCTGGACCACCTTCCGGAGCGCCACATTCGGTAAGTACACGACCGTCAATCTTGCTTTCTAATCTCAGCTACGTGACCCCAAAAAAGCTCGCGGCGGCAGAGTTACTGCCATGCATTACTACTTCGTCTGGAAAGGCAGGATGCACGTGTTCTTCCATTGCAGCAAGCTTACCCCATGTGGCCATGTCGTCGTCTTGACCTTTGCTCGGCATGtagcggtggccggcgcggggtTCGTCGCGCGGGACCTGACGATCCGGAAcacggcggggccggcggcgcacCAGGCGGTGGCGCTGCGCGTGGACTCGGACCGCTCCGCCTTCTTCCGCGTGGCCGTGGAGGGCCACCAGGACACGCTGTACGCGCACTCTCTCCGGCAGTTCTACCGCGACTGCCGCGTCGCCGGCACCGTCGACTTCGTCTTCGGCAACGGCATCGCTGTCCTCCAGCGGACGCTCGTGGCCACGCTGCCGCTGGCGCCCGGGCAGGCCGGCAGCGTCACCGCGCAGGGCCGCCGGGACCCGAACCAGAACACGGGCTTCGCCTTCCACGGCTGCGTGGTGGAGGCCCGGCACCCGACGTTCCTGGGCCGGCCGTGGAAGCCCTTCTCGCGGGTGGTGGTCATGGAGTCCTACCTGGGCCCCGGCGTGCAGGCCCGCGGGTGGCTGGAGTGGGCCGCCACCGGCGCCGgggagcgcggcgcggcgctcgcCACGCTGTTCTACGGGGAGTACGGGAACTACGGGCCCGGCGCGGGCGTCGCAGGTCGGGTGAAGTGGCCCGGGTACCACGTGATCGCggacgccgccgtcgccggccggTTCACCGTCCGGCGGTTCATCGACGGGCTCGCCTGGCTGCCCGCCACCGGCGTCACCTTCACGGCCGACCTGTTCAGAAAATGACCACGACGACTGCCGCCGCCATGGCGCCAATGCAGTCTCGTGGGCTGGGTTCATTTTTTGGAAGGGCACACGGAATAAGGATAAGTATACATAGTACCATTAAATCACATGAAATTTGTTACATTTCACGTTGGATTGATTATTCCGGTGGGTAACTAGGTAGTCTGTGTCGTGCAATTATGTAGTAGAAGTGTCTCTTGTGTTGGTGCAATAAGATTAAATTAGATCTGGTGTTACTGGTGTATAGCCTTTTATATTTTCTCTGATAAATGATAATCAAATGGAGTATGTCTCTTGTCTGGTATAATTGTCCAAGCAAATGTGCTCCATGTGGCAGCACTCCCCCTTCTGCGTCCAGCAGCCGGGCAGCCCAAAGCCTCAAAGCACCAGACCAGCCGGACCTGAACCTGATTGCCTGAGCGCACGAGGTCTGATTCCCTTCCAGCCAGCTCCCGCGAGTCACCCCAACACCCGGGCGAAACCCAACGGAGAGCGGCGCACAACCGCATCTCGGCCTTGATGTTTCCTCCCAACTTCCAACACGCTTCAATCCAGATCCAGTCCAGGCATCCCCTTTCCGGTCTTCCCCCGAGACTATTCATTCCATTCGCTCGTAGTGGACTGATTAGGGCTGGGCATTCGGGGATTGGTTGGGTTCCTCGGTTCCTACAGAACTTCGGTTCTTAGATAATAGATACCGATCGGTTGTTTTTAAAGGCAGGAACCGAGCAACTTCGGTTTCGGGTAGTTCGGTTCGATTCCGGTACTTATCGAGGGAaccgaagtttcaagatgcaTAAAAACAGTTCATTCAATAGTAAATTTTAACAGCACCTCCTCTAATTTTAGCACCAATCCAAACATCAATTCAAATAAGCAACAGTAGCATTATAGTAGCAGCATTATATCAATTCAAACAAGCAACGGTAGCATTATAATAGCAGCAAGCATTACAGTACAACACATAGATATTTTTATTGTCTCAAATTTAAATGACCAACTCAGTAGCAAGCAATCAAGCATTACATATAATTCAACTCTCCAACTCAGTAGCTCAGCAGTCAGCACCAAGACCAATAGGCAACAGGCAACAGCAAGCACCAGCACCTTCAGACTTCACTTGATCACTTCAGTAGTTCAGTCCTTCACAATCACAAGCTGAAATATTATTTGCAAACTGAAACGAGTAAGAAAAAATAGAATTGATGATGAGTATATGAATCGAAGAAATGATATACATTTATTTAACTCACATGGTCATTTATCTTTAGATAAGCTCTTGTTCTTGGAGCTTAAGCTTTTGCTTGGTTGTGAGCTGATGTTGGTGGATGTAACCATCTTTTTTTTGCTGCCTTGGATTTGTGACGGCGCAGCATGTGCATCAACAATGGTCTTGTCCTTAAATTCTTGAATAATTTCTATAAATAGAAAACAGCAAACAAAGGATATATTAAATAATTGTTGAAAATTGAAAATAGAAAACAAA
Protein-coding sequences here:
- the LOC112892759 gene encoding putative pectinesterase/pectinesterase inhibitor 22; protein product: MPLYTRTRPSCSWQRTPSPRGRSHKPHAASSTMASSFLLLLLLTFVLLLAAAPRGEGRAVFAGLSFESPGEAEAFEDALLRQACFNVSLLPSSGGREACVARLDTARGGAGSGPLPVLRAALRGTLGEAVGAAGAVGAFASLSNHAREEMAVRDCVELLGYSVDELGWALDAMAETDDGLEELDASGARVAAAAAAARRAEDDLHAWLSAALGNQDTCLEGFRGTDGRLLRRVEAAVAQLSQLVSNLLAMHKRLRSITPLLHHAPPRNNGTGGGGGDPGSELPPWVMDIEGGGGGGRDEELLLKRARGGGRSTRVDVVVAQDGSGRYRTVSEAVARAPSHSKRKYVIYVKRGVYHENVEVRKKKTNIVLVGEGMGETVISGSRSFSGGWTTFRSATFAVAGAGFVARDLTIRNTAGPAAHQAVALRVDSDRSAFFRVAVEGHQDTLYAHSLRQFYRDCRVAGTVDFVFGNGIAVLQRTLVATLPLAPGQAGSVTAQGRRDPNQNTGFAFHGCVVEARHPTFLGRPWKPFSRVVVMESYLGPGVQARGWLEWAATGAGERGAALATLFYGEYGNYGPGAGVAGRVKWPGYHVIADAAVAGRFTVRRFIDGLAWLPATGVTFTADLFRK